A portion of the Drosophila sechellia strain sech25 chromosome 2R, ASM438219v1, whole genome shotgun sequence genome contains these proteins:
- the LOC6608784 gene encoding 40S ribosomal protein S11 isoform X1, protein MADQNERAFQKQFGVNLNRKVKPGITKKKLLRRSRDVGLGFKTPREAIDGTYIDKKCPWTGDVRIRGRILTGVVRKAKMQRTIVIRRDYLHFVRKYSRFEKRHRNMSVHCSPVFRDVEHGDIVTIGECRPLSKTVRFNVLKVSKGQGAKKSFKKY, encoded by the exons ATGGCTGATCAG AACGAGCGCGCCTTCCAAAAACAATTCGGTGTCAACCTAAACCGCAAGGTCAAGCCCGGCATCACCAAGAAGAAGCTGCTGCGTCGCTCCCGCGATGTGGGACTCGGTTTCAAGACCCCCCGTGAG GCCATCGATGGTACCTACATCGACAAGAAGTGCCCATGGACCGGTGATGTGAGGATTCGTGGTCGCATTCTGACCGGCGTTGTCCGCAAGGCCAAGATGCAGCGCACCATTGTCATTCGACGCGACTACCTGCACTTTGTGCGCAAATACAGCCGTTTCGAGAAGCGTCACCGCAACATGAGCGTCCACTGCTCCCCTGTGTTCAG AGATGTTGAGCATGGCGATATTGTCACCATTGGTGAGTGCCGTCCTCTGTCCAAGACTGTGCGCTTCAACGTTCTGAAAGTGAGCAAGGGTCAGGGAGCCAAGAAGAGCTTCAAGAAGTACTAG
- the LOC6608784 gene encoding 40S ribosomal protein S11 isoform X2, translating to MADQQTERSFRKQNAVVVVRRKSPNLKKKPRFYRQIGLGFRAPAEAIDGTYIDKKCPWTGDVRIRGRILTGVVRKAKMQRTIVIRRDYLHFVRKYSRFEKRHRNMSVHCSPVFRDVEHGDIVTIGECRPLSKTVRFNVLKVSKGQGAKKSFKKY from the exons ATGGCTGATCAG CAAACCGAACGCTCGTTCCGCAAGCAAAACGCGGTGGTCGTAGTGCGTCGCAAGAGTCCCAACTTGAAGAAAAAGCCCCGGTTCTATCGCCAAATTGGCCTGGGCTTCCGCGCTCCGGCGGAG GCCATCGATGGTACCTACATCGACAAGAAGTGCCCATGGACCGGTGATGTGAGGATTCGTGGTCGCATTCTGACCGGCGTTGTCCGCAAGGCCAAGATGCAGCGCACCATTGTCATTCGACGCGACTACCTGCACTTTGTGCGCAAATACAGCCGTTTCGAGAAGCGTCACCGCAACATGAGCGTCCACTGCTCCCCTGTGTTCAG AGATGTTGAGCATGGCGATATTGTCACCATTGGTGAGTGCCGTCCTCTGTCCAAGACTGTGCGCTTCAACGTTCTGAAAGTGAGCAAGGGTCAGGGAGCCAAGAAGAGCTTCAAGAAGTACTAG